A region of the Desulfonatronovibrio hydrogenovorans DSM 9292 genome:
TTTGTGGAAAAACCTTTATGTCTTACCCTTGAAGAGCTGGACGCCATTGAAGAAGAAGTTGGGAAGATAAGAAGTTTAGAGGATGAGAAAGAGAGTAAAGAAGCAACTTCTCAGCTTCCCAGCTTCTCAGCTTCTCCAAGACTGATGGTTGGCTTCAACCGGAGGTTTTCGCCCCAGATTCAAAAAATGAAGGGCCTTCTTGATACTGTCAAAGAACCAAAATCCTTTATCATGACCATGAACGCTGGAGCCATTCCAGCGGATCACTGGACCCAGGATCCTGGTGTGGGCGGGGGGCGAATTATTGGCGAGGCCTGTCATTACATAGATCTGATGCGCTTTCTTGCCGGAAGTGAAATTGTTTCAGTGCAGGGCCGGTGCATGGGAGATGTTCCGGGTGTTGACGTCCCAGGCGACAAGTCCGCCATTACTCTGGGCTTTGCAGATGGTTCTTTTGGAACTATTCATTACCTGGCCAACGGGCATGCAAGCTTTCCCAAAGAACGGATTGAAGTCTTTGCAGCCGGCTGTGTACTCCAGTTGGACAACTTCAGAAAGTTGAAAGGGTTTGGCTGGCCGGGATTCAAAAAAATGAACCTCTGGCGGCAGGATAAGGGACAGAAAGCATGTGCAGAGGCGTTTGTGGAGGCGGTTAAGCAGGGAGGCCCTGCGCCCATTCCGGTGGAGGAGATTTTTGAGGTGGCTCGGGTGAGTATTGAGGTGGCAGGGGGCTGAGGGAAGAGGTTGAATGTTGATGGTTGATGGTTGAATTAAGGAAGAGGTTGAACAGGAAGATGAGAGAATAAATAGTAGCAAAAACATTGACAGAGTCATATTTTAAGTGCAATAGGCCTGCTATCAAAAGGCTTTATGCGCATGAATGGTAATAAGAAAGAAAAATTGAAAACTTTAGGGCCACGGGCGGCTTATCTGGTGGGGAGGCTCTACGAACAGGGAAAGCCTATGTTTTCCAATGCCGATGTCATGGAAATTACCGGACTTCAACCGAAATCCGCCCGGAATTTTGTGGCTTCCCTTGTAAATCGGGGTGTGGCAACCAGATTAAAACCTGGACTTTTTATCCTGGTTCCTTATGAACTCGGGTTTGAGAGCGAATATTTGGGCAATCCTTATATTCTGGGCCGGGAACTGGCAGGCAGGCAAAAATACTATATCTCACATGCCTCGGCCATGGACATCCATCAAATGGTTACCCAGCCCCAGTTGAAAGTTTTTGTTTCAGTTGCCCGTTCCATTCGGCCCCGCATGGTCCTTGGAACGGAATATCACTTTGTAAGATGCAGGCCGGAACATTTTTTCGGCATTGAAAAGCACTGGGCCACGAAAACAGACAGCGTGCAGGTCAGTGACCCGGAACGGACGATTATTGACTGCCTCAAGCTGCCGCAGCATTGCGGTGGTTTGAGCGAAACAGCCAAGGGGCTGTGGATCAAAAAACAGGAATTGGATCTGGACCGATTGATTGGGTATGCAGTTAAAGTTGATGTCGGTGCGGTAATCCGCAGGCTTGGTTTTTTGCTGGAAATTTTCCAGATGGCCTCAGACTCCCACATCTCCAACCTGCAGCAGCATCTGTCCAAATCTTATGTCCTCCTGGATCCGGTGCTGCCTCATGAGGGAAAATATCTTGCCAGGTGGCGGTTGCGGCTAAATATGGAGCCGGATGAGCTGCTTGCTTTGGTCAGGACTTGAACACATGATACCCCAGAGAAACATTTCGCTTTTGGCCAACCGGCTTGCCGGAAAAGGCAAAAGACGCATTCCGGAAGCTGTGTTGGAACTTGATTATTGCCTGGCCTGGTTTCTCGTCGGTTTGTCCGGGTCTTCCTTAGATGAGGATTTGATCTTTAAGGGCGGAACAGCGCTCAAGCGTTGCTACTTCCATGATTAACGGTTCTCTGAAGACCTCGATTTTACCCTGGCTCGGGACATGTCCTTTGCGGATATCCTGTCCGGCCTTGAAGAGGTTTACAAGAAGGTCAGGGAGGAAAGCGGGATTATGTTTGCATTTCACGCCGAGGACCGAAACAGGCATCACAACAGTCATACGTTTTACCTTGGCTATGAAGGCCCGCTCCCGGCAACAACCCGAAAAACAGTCAAGGTGGATATCACTATTAAGGAAAAGCTGACCTTTCCTGTAGAAAAACGCCGAGTTTTAAGAGGGCATGAGGAATATGCAGATATCCCGGAAGGAAGTCTGATCAGCGTATAC
Encoded here:
- a CDS encoding type IV toxin-antitoxin system AbiEi family antitoxin domain-containing protein; translation: MNGNKKEKLKTLGPRAAYLVGRLYEQGKPMFSNADVMEITGLQPKSARNFVASLVNRGVATRLKPGLFILVPYELGFESEYLGNPYILGRELAGRQKYYISHASAMDIHQMVTQPQLKVFVSVARSIRPRMVLGTEYHFVRCRPEHFFGIEKHWATKTDSVQVSDPERTIIDCLKLPQHCGGLSETAKGLWIKKQELDLDRLIGYAVKVDVGAVIRRLGFLLEIFQMASDSHISNLQQHLSKSYVLLDPVLPHEGKYLARWRLRLNMEPDELLALVRT